GATACGGTTCGTACCAGCACAGGTTCAGTCCTTGGCATGTTGCTGGGCGATAAGACGTTGGTGGTGATGGAAGAACAGTCAGCGCTTCATATCTCGAAGGATTCGAATGCGCGGCGAGTCGTGGAGTTGGTGGATGGGCAAATCTGTGTCTCCACAAAACGCGATAGCTTGCCTGTTGTCCTGGAAGCGGACACGTTTTCCGTCACGGTCGAGCCGGCTTCGATCGTGACCGTGAAGCTCGTAAGACCCTTGACTGAGCATCCCGTGACCGCCTCCTATCAGTTGTGGGACCACACACAACCCCAGCGATCCTCTGGTTACTCTTCTCTGTCACAAGGACAACAGGTTGTCAGTGCAAACTCCACCTCGACGGTGCACGTGTTAGAGGGAAATGCCGCTCTTGCCATGCGGGACTCCAGAGTTGCAAAAGCGTCCCTTATGGCGAATGATCTTGGTCATCAGCAGATGATCCTCAATGCCGATCAAGGGGTTCAAATCATCGGCAATACTCTTGGTGAGCCATTTCCGAACCCAGTCTTGCCGTCGCGTATTCAAGATTTTCAGTTGAGTCCACAACATACGACGATGCCTGCTGAAACGCAGGCGGAGATTGCACGTGCTCAGCAACAGCAAGCCGATAATTTAGTCGCTGCCCTGTTTGCTCCAGATATAGCCGCAGACTTCGGCTCAACGATACCTCCGGCGGTTATCGTTCAAGATGGTCGTATTCCAACAACGAATGCAAATATTCAGGAAAATAGCGGAAATTCCAATGAAAGTACTCCGCTTATAGTAATGGCGTCACCACCGCCACCGCCGCCGCCACCACCGCCACCGCCGCCACCGCCGCCGCCACCACCGCCACCGCCGCCACCGCCGCCACCGCCACCGCCACCGCCACCGCCACCGCCACCACCGCCACCGCCGCCACCGCCGCCACCGCCGCCACCGCCGCCACCGCCGCCGCCGCCACCGCCGCCACCGCCGCCGCCACCACCGCCACCGCCGCCACCGCCGCCGCCGCCGCCACCGCCGCCACCACCGCCACCGCCGCCACCGCCGCCACCGCCGCCACCGCCGCCACCGCCGCCACCGCCGCCACCGCCGCCACCGCCGCCACCGCCACCGCCACCGCCGCCACCACCGCCGCCACCGCCACCCCCGCCACCACCGCCACCGCCGCCGCCTGGCCCTGGTGAATCTGGATTTCCAGCCAATGCTGGTGATCCAACGGTAATCATTAGCGACGGTACTGTGACGATGAATACGCCATTTCTTTTTGCGGAAAATGGCACATCTACAACCAATGGTCCTCCAGTAATTCTGGCTTTGCAGAACTTTTCTGGAAGTACGGCCGATATTCCGCTTGTGGACGTGGGGAATGTCTCTCCGACAGTTTCTGATGAGTTGCTCTCAGCCTTCGAAGATCCTAATCATGCCGGGACACTTTTGGCAGGAGTCCGAACCCGGAATACGGACTCGACTTCTTCAGCGGTATTGGGAGGTCTTGCTCTTCACAATTCGATCGTGAATGCTTCAGTTGATGTGGCAGAGTTCACGAATGCGAATGTTGTCGTGGAAGGAGCGATGCTTGAACTTGTGACAAGCGCCTTGAATGTTTCATCCGGCAGTAGCTTGGCCTTAGACAACAGCAGGCTCAATGTGTCTGGTGAGAACGCTGCGCTCAGAGTCATCGAGGGCAGCACGTTGGGTATGAGTGGAAATGTCGTGTCGCTCACGAGTAACTCTGACGTGGCATTTGCCAGCGGGTTGTTGGATATCCAGAGTGGTGGGACCGTGAATGTCGGAGTCAACGGGAGTGAAGATATTCTGGAGACGAGTGGCCAAAGCACATTCCTGTCGGGCGAGACGGTCATTTCGGTCGATCAAGGCTCGCTTCATGCGTTGCGGGTCTCTGGCAATACGGCCAACATGAACTTGGTGATCACTAATGGCGGGCTCCTGACTCTCACGAATGACAGTCAGGTCTCGATCGCAAATGGTTTCGGGTTTGCGATTCGTAACATCACTTCGGCCTCGACGTTCGTATCTGTCGATCATAGTCAGTTGGAGATGGGACTGAACACAGGAGGCGTGCTCGCCCGACTTTCCGAATCGTTCATCGTGAATTCAGGCGGTGTCTTAGCCGTTGATAATTCTGGGAAGGTGTCCGTGTCTTCAGTCATCAGAGGAAGTGGGACGACAGATAGCAATAGTGTCCTGAATGGGCATGCGGTTGCCGTGAATGATCAAAGTCAGGTTTCAGCGATTCATTTGGTCAATCTTGACAATTTGATCACGGGAACGGATTTGATCCTGAACATCAATAATGGGAGCCTGCTCAATGTACAGAGAGAAAGTACGGCCACGTTCGAAACCCTGGCGACGTTGGCTGGAAGTTCGATTGTTTCTGATGAGACCTTGGTTGTGGTCAACGATCAGAGTACGTTAAGCATGGGATCTGTGATGTTATCGTTGATCGCCAAAAATGATCAGAATGGCGTGACACGGAGTACTATCACCGTCAATAATGGTGGCATACTCGAGCTTTCCAATGGCAGCCGATATGTCGATCAAAACCTGCTGGCTGCGAGCAGCCCGCTGGTTTCTCTCGTGCAAAGCACGATAACGGCGTCCTCGGGATT
The genomic region above belongs to Nitrospirales bacterium and contains:
- a CDS encoding FecR domain-containing protein — protein: MKARLLMSRLSFRFTAWLVIVTHVFWGHLVLAQTLPHDELAAGYVSNVSGEVYLHRPHQPAIGEPLKFKGTVGYGDTVRTSTGSVLGMLLGDKTLVVMEEQSALHISKDSNARRVVELVDGQICVSTKRDSLPVVLEADTFSVTVEPASIVTVKLVRPLTEHPVTASYQLWDHTQPQRSSGYSSLSQGQQVVSANSTSTVHVLEGNAALAMRDSRVAKASLMANDLGHQQMILNADQGVQIIGNTLGEPFPNPVLPSRIQDFQLSPQHTTMPAETQAEIARAQQQQADNLVAALFAPDIAADFGSTIPPAVIVQDGRIPTTNANIQENSGNSNESTPLIVMASPPPPPPPPPPPPPPPPPPPPPPPPPPPPPPPPPPPPPPPPPPPPPPPPPPPPPPPPPPPPPPPPPPPPPPPPPPPPPPPPPPPPPPPPPPPPPPPPPPPPPPPPPPPPPPPPPPPPPPPPPPPPPPPPGPGESGFPANAGDPTVIISDGTVTMNTPFLFAENGTSTTNGPPVILALQNFSGSTADIPLVDVGNVSPTVSDELLSAFEDPNHAGTLLAGVRTRNTDSTSSAVLGGLALHNSIVNASVDVAEFTNANVVVEGAMLELVTSALNVSSGSSLALDNSRLNVSGENAALRVIEGSTLGMSGNVVSLTSNSDVAFASGLLDIQSGGTVNVGVNGSEDILETSGQSTFLSGETVISVDQGSLHALRVSGNTANMNLVITNGGLLTLTNDSQVSIANGFGFAIRNITSASTFVSVDHSQLEMGLNTGGVLARLSESFIVNSGGVLAVDNSGKVSVSSVIRGSGTTDSNSVLNGHAVAVNDQSQVSAIHLVNLDNLITGTDLILNINNGSLLNVQRESTATFETLATLAGSSIVSDETLVVVNDQSTLSMGSVMLSLIAKNDQNGVTRSTITVNNGGILELSNGSRYVDQNLLAASSPLVSLVQSTITASSGFLDVNSGSTLVANVPNDALVSLNASTLAINGSLVSVAGVNSSVAVTGNLVSLTNGSALTITNGFLVSVLDGGSFSLNGALANFGVGGAGGNILDITNPALCSGCTIDNSFAVPVLLRPGADPSNITITGNVPFPGAGTSSNTVNPGNAVLEYGGQGTININLPTQ